GATAATCTTCCTGTATGATCTTTAAAAAGCCCAGACAACTGACCGCAGGGAAAGAACTCCTTCGGACAGACAATTTCACCCTCATCTATCTGGGCGCTTTTCACTTTCACTATTCATTCTATTTTAGAGGAAATCTCTATCACGGGAATTTGGATTTTAGAAGAAAGAAATTCAGACTCATTCCTATCTTTGCCTCCATCGCACTCTTTATCGCCTTCTTAGGTTTTGGAATGAACCCAAGTAGCGCGATGATGGATTCTTCCGGTCATGAAATTACGGAGAATGATTCCGAGGATTTGAAAGCAAAATCCGGAGACGAAAAATTCTTAGAAGAATCCGAAAAGGCAAAACTCACGATTCTTATGGCTAAGGAACTAAAAAACCCTTCCGAAAAAAAGAAACAACTCAAGGTCACAACCTATCGAGTAAAAAGAAATGAAACGTTAGCCGAAATAGCGACTCGTTTTAAGGTTTCTATGGAATCCATTGCGGGTTCCTCAAACATAAGAATCGACGACACGTTATATCCGGGACAAATATTAAGCATTCCTAATAAACAAGGTCTACTCTATAAGATGAAGACCGGCGAGACAATGGCTAAGGTTGCAAGTCTTTATAAAGTAAACTTAGACGAGATCATGCTGGAAAACAAATTGGACGATCTCGACATTCTGAGACCGGGTCAAAAAGTATTCTTACCCGGAGCAGTCATTCCGGATCCGACGCCGAAATGG
This is a stretch of genomic DNA from Leptospira tipperaryensis. It encodes these proteins:
- a CDS encoding M23 family metallopeptidase; protein product: MIFKKPRQLTAGKELLRTDNFTLIYLGAFHFHYSFYFRGNLYHGNLDFRRKKFRLIPIFASIALFIAFLGFGMNPSSAMMDSSGHEITENDSEDLKAKSGDEKFLEESEKAKLTILMAKELKNPSEKKKQLKVTTYRVKRNETLAEIATRFKVSMESIAGSSNIRIDDTLYPGQILSIPNKQGLLYKMKTGETMAKVASLYKVNLDEIMLENKLDDLDILRPGQKVFLPGAVIPDPTPKWVIPVASRIVTSNFGFRTFPRRKFHEGLDLKAFYEPIAAARNGKVIYAGWMGGYGNVVVIEHTDDFKTLYAHNSKLFVQRGDYVLAGKKIARSGSTGYSFGPHLHFEVIKNGQPVNPSKYLKGLTFRKGGPTH